The Vanessa tameamea isolate UH-Manoa-2023 chromosome 8, ilVanTame1 primary haplotype, whole genome shotgun sequence DNA segment CGACCTGTAAGTATTAAAgagtataataaaagaaattatgagtggagtaatttataatttcaattaattgaaaaaaaaaaacaattttaattaatttaggtgACGCTGTACCATATTCTCAAGCTATTCCAATCACCTGTTAGTGAAGGCACACCACCAGTAGGCCGAGCGCTTGTTAGTGAATCATATGAAGAGATTGTATTCCAAGAACCTACACAGCTCATGCAACACTTGCTGAACAACGTAAAGCCCATTACTAATAGTCAATGGACGCATGATACTAATTGTGAGTAActgtgtcattttttttatttttgtttatatacataatttaaaaatataggtacAATAATAAACCTTTTAGCAATTTGTTTGGATGGTTTAAAATGCacgcctttatatatatatctgtcttttattaaataaagcacAAATGTGGCAAATgttcatcaattatttttagtcATATTGCATGTGTTAATGGCAGATTAACTATGTAATTTGCTTTTACTGTTTGCTCCTTTTCAAAAAAGTTCTGGACTACAAGGGGCCAGTGGTACTCAAAAAACTCGGTCAACTCTAAAGTCTAATTTGATCAACCAAAACTGCCTTGCAAAATATTTGTCAGATAACCACaggtaaacaatatataaaaggaaaaaGACAATAAATATGGATCATTACAGAGAATTGGAAAATaagaaagttttaataatattctcttctttaaaaactttttctgaTTACCCTTTAACTGAATATTAATGAGGAATTAATAGTGTAAGTTTCAAACCTGCAAATAtactaaacattaatttaataatatcgtttttagTTGAGGAAAAGAAAGAAAAGACATTAGAAAGAGTGATATCAGCACAAACGAAGGTTCGAGGTGAAATATCAGACCTCAAAGAAAAACTTCAACTCGCAAAAGAAACTATATCAAAATTCAAAGATGAAATAGCAAAACTACAAAACAACCCAGCTTCTAGTATTCTCTCTGGCATTTAGGAATTCGTAACATTTAATgttcgtaaataaattaaataaatgtaaacaatttttttttataagatatacaATTATCctgattaatttgaattattaatttgaaataaaacatgttttgctttaattttattgaatttgttttttatatacattctgcttaaattatttaaaatatattatcctatctattctattttaaattaaatgtagaaaacatttaattactgaatattatgtatgttaatttatgttaagaaattgatatttaaattattaaatttaaaatgataattctaatctatactaattttatatggaGATGACTTTAGTTTGCTTTTTATAGATTTgggtaaaattaataacactaataattgtattggtttatatttatattcagcaTCATTCCTATAGAACTTTCATATTAGTTTAGGGTTCCATGTCCAAAGATTAAAACGCTATTATTGAGACTCtgctgtccgtccgtccgtctgtctgtctgtccgtttgtAACCAGGCTGTTCTCATGatccgtgatagttagacacttgTATTTCTGCTGCCACTATAACAGCATATACTaaataaacagaataaaataaatatttttagtttctatAGATAATGGTATGGAAATATTCGTGCGCGAGTCCAACTCGCATTTgtccgtttttattttttagaataggTAGCCAGCACATGTTCCActtgatggtaactggtcaccatTTCCCATGAACATTGGAgccgtataaaattttaaccatctCTTACATAACCTTGGGAAcagttatatatagtttaatagttctcgcgttttaggggtgtTGTCTGGTGTTAGCTataaaaagtaccctatgtTCTTCCATGGAATTCaaccttgcttcataccaaatttcatcaaattaggttcagtggtttggccgtgaaagagcaacagacagaaagacatgagttaatttcgcatttataataattattagtaactatagattatatttttgtgtttttgtcaatattataagtatcgtcatttataataaaaaattacttaacggtaatttaacaataataacattaatattcggGACTTTCTGTCGATTTCATAACGTAATGTCAAATCTGATAACAGAAACGGTGCTTACACAAGCGCGCGCCgttgaataatttgaaattttgaacaCAAATTACTTCAAATTAGTCACAGAAATTTCAGCTGGTGTAACATTTTGCGAAAATTCGAATAGTACTTATAGATGTTTAacgctaatttaaaaataacaacactGATTGGTTTTACTCACCGATCGTAATCACCGagcattattaataatgtcattCTATAAATGTCAAGATTTCCCACTCAACAAAAACGTTTAATTCAAATAGTAATTACAGCTTTCATGATGAACTATTTTTAGCTAAAGTAATCAAACAAACAACTAACATcgcatttgttttattattttgtttgccTATCGATCGGCCTTCACTGTTCAAGTTGTGACTGTAGGGAatttgtacttaaatattaaatgacacTTATTGGTCTATGGAAGTTGACTATATTTATGTcatcgtaaaattgtaaatattaccgTAAGAttatctatctcgcgagattgtgaactgtcgaaatattgtgaaccgtaacatactgcttaaaatttaacaattgtaattattaaattctactactaatatattttttgtaaatgatgTTATAATCTGGAAGATATAAAATTTCCGTTCACCCTGAGCGAAAACTCTCTCCGCCTGTGATTCACTTCGATATAGGTTTGagacagaatttcatccgactcTTGCTGATCTCATGATGATTTTCGTCATAGCTGAaaacgagatgaaatataagtaCAAATAAATCACATGAAAGTTAATGTTCTAACCTCAGTTTGACACGCGATCTTCTGGCTTTAAGTTTGACTGTCATGGCACGTTTCTCATGCAAGTCTCATGATAACCACGAAAAcggtaataaattaactataaacacaaattaagcatctGTACATGTCAGGGTACTAGCCTACTTATTTCAGTTTGTGTGATTAATTAAGATCTTCGTAAAAATACAAAGATCTTAATTAAACTTAAGTTCTACTGAACGACAAACAGTGAGTCATTATATcggcttaaaataaattacaggtattattctgataaattaaaatatataacaaaaatgtaatccTTTGTTTCTATAACTCTTTGTTTATGctcacatattaaataaatgctaaacgtatatttaaaagCCTGTAAAAGATTTTCCGTCGCGTCCATCCGTTGTCACGCGATCAGACAAACGCGAGTGCATTTCTTTGCATGACCTACATAACATTAAATGCTGTAGTGCACCTTATGTACTGgttcaatcatttttttaagtttgaaagGCATTAGGTACAGTTTTTAATCAGCAttagtacttttaaaaatttatatgtatacacatacatatgcaGCAAAACTTTGTTGCAAATAATGTAACATAGGTACGATTCATCTAATTGGATGAAATCGAATGAAGTAGGTATTTTCATCGTAACTTACTACATTGGTTAAACACAGTAGAATTTTTCACAGTAAAAGTGATGATATTATTACTGGAAGTTAGCAGCGGTGAAATTtactttaactattatttaaatattacaaaataaccaACTTACgagttgaatataaattattcgtttattgaaatttatttccaaTTCCACAGATACAAAACAGATTAATATTGTGGTATAAAGGTAGTCTGTGTGATAATGTGATTCTGTTAATAGTTGTAAGGATAACAaaacttgttttatttgaaattgaaatttttatataagtatgattCGTAAAACTAGGGATGAATTGATGGTTTTATCTTTGACCAAAAGATttaccaaatataatttaagaaaaaaaattagtatttgcgtttatatttatgaaattttaatgattaattatcttgataaaaatctaccacatttatatctaatatttacaaGCCGTTACTTACCATATTATTTTCACTTATTCTAGAttcttattgataaaaaattttaCAGTGAACTTGTAGGAATAAATGGTAAAtagttaaaacttaaaacatatttatcatttttcatACTTAGACGATGTAAaagaactttataaattatataactattaatttaaattctataaaattgaCTTGCattttatgtacttttttatgtaaattaaaatacaaaagttagcgacaaaaatatataaaacaaccaTATACGAATAAGTCCCTGTATTAGGAAGTAATTTTGGCTATAATGGTTGTCGTCAGTCGAGGTAGCCTCGCGTTAATTTACCCGTGCTCGCTAATTTAACATTAGCGTTACGTTATTTTGTAAGTAccttttcttaataatataataaattaatcataatattaaaaaataatatatattaagttatttaaattatcatatttctaattgaattaattagGATAATAATGGCCCTATTTCAATATAAGAAGCTAAACTTCTATGAAgaaaggttaaaaaaataaaataaaaaataggtatgcatttaaactatattaacgCTAGTGTAAgggattaatttttaatttttttttgtaattatgggaaatatatacaatgtttttttatataaatagcgcAGAACAATCTtttacctttaaataatatttattttaatcgaaatatttaaattatcaactaTGTAGtagaaaacataataataacggATATTTACGAAACAAATTGAAAGCTTAGAAATCCGGTCATACCATTtgccataaataaaacattttttaaaaacttagacacacttttattcaatattatatggaCGCGCAACAGACACGCAATACGAAAACTTGAGCAATATGAAAATTTCTCGTatacatttgaattatatttaacaaatataaatagaatattttaacacGTTACCAACTTCCACTGCGTAAACACTTTCGCAACAGGCTCATAGAAAACTTTTTATAGAATAACCTTAATCTATAATTCGTTTAAAACCAACTGTTCTCTTTTTTCATCCTATCCCTGTGTCGCCCCTTCATTTCTAAGTTTTGAAAAATTTCCGACAGTGTATTTAATTTCTGCGCAGGACTTTGTGGCAATTTTTGCAATCTACAGGAATCGTTATCTTCTCGGCATATTATGTTGTATGTCTCTCTTTCCCTTAAGCACAATAATTTTCCCGTTTCTGGCACAGAGGTAAGTTTTGCTACTTGTAATGCTGCGTTTTTAAATCTTGTCTTTGGTGACATCTTTGGCGCGGCACCGTTTTCGGAAACTGTTCTCCTCGTCGTTTCCGTTCTTTTCATTTTATCTGCATTGAGATATATCGGCTCGATAACATCATAAGTATTCTCTCTCAAAAGTGGATGTGGTTTCCTATCGTCGCAATCCGTATTCTTTCGTAGAGCATGAATGCTTAAAGGTGTTAACGGTTTAAGAACTTCCTGCAATTTTAAAGCGTGATCGTCTTTCTTCAAATCAAAGACTATAACTttcgttttttcttttttctgtcCAATAGCTGGGAGCGGATGGAAAGGAGACAGGGTAGATTTTATCGGTATATTGTTTTCCAACATCCTCGATTGTGCGGTTTTGTGTTTTCGTGTTTTGAGTTTTCGCGGCGCGTAAATAGTAGTGAGCGCGCGCGTTTTCTGAGCGTCGAGGGCCGCGAGTGGACCGGGCAGCATTGTAGCCGCCCGCCCACAACCCGTGACCTTGGATGTGTGTGGCCGATAATCGAACGGCTAACGCGCGATGGCCCCGGTGACTGGACACAACACGAAGCTACGTCGGCATCGACGCGATTGACggatttcaatttatattatcacATCCGTCCCCACACCGTAACAATATAAACGAgttatgttacatatttttattgaaaagtgACACTGACAACCGTTTTTCTTTCAAAACAATTACcagtttcaattattaaaatgaattttataaataaaaccttcaatgataaaaaaatatatcttctaaATTATAAGGACGTTTACGTTCAGTagaaattttatctattttgatcatttgaattttaaatcttagtataataattatgttaatataaataataataataaaaacagtcgCTTTTTATGCTCAAGTAATagattaaatcaataattgGGAGAAGCTACAAAAAACATAGTCATTTTAGTATATCGGCCGTCACTCGTCTAGCAATGTTATAGTCGCAAGTTCTATCCTCACCTTTTGCGTTATTTTGTAATCCACTTCTAACACGAATCTGACTTTTAATTggagtttaaaatatgtatgttgatGATGGattcattaaacataatatatgtctcgctttacattatatttttaatttatcggctatttctttaaagaaaacaattacGAAAAAACTACCGAGCTGATTTCGCTAGTCAAAGTATGATCTCGTTTCCTTATCGATGGCAGTTTTGACATTAACCATCAATAAGTGTTTTGCTTCTTTGAATAAATTAGTCTGAAATTGAGTAAAATGGCCAAAGCAAAAGGTCTTCTGTTCTGTTAAGTCACAGACGGATTTAAAGGTCTGAAGGCCCTGGAGCCAAAAATGATTGAAGGTCCCAGAGCAACAGGCGTGGTGaccttaataattatattattaattaatttgaatattttaatttcaatcagtaaaccataatttatttatttgtatcggaacctttaaaacaataattagaaatattattataatttgactctatctagatatttgttaaaattgaatCTTTGCTGTGTAGGCCCCAGGGCATTTGCCCCGGTTTACCCTAAATCCGGCCCAGTGTTAAGTATTTATTCCATGACGCTGCACCAAAGCGGATTTGTGGATACAGtttacattttggcgttttattaTATACGGAAGCAcgtatttttagttaatttaaaacatattaacaaaaaaaaggcaATGTCAAATCTTAAAATGAACTCTAATTAGATATCATGCTCCGATGTGATCCAATGCACCTGCTAGCTGTCAAGTTCCCTCGTTGTTCATATTGGACAGAGCTATGCTTATAATGACTGTTATAACCACCATCGATCGCACTGTCCTTCAGCATGAAATGTAATTTTCGTGACGTACACCGAATGTTCTTGATGGATtggtgttttataaaaataacagaaatttatgtaaattacttATGCCTTTGATCTATGCGATATcttagtaaaattattgataGTTGGAATTCTATTGCTCAAAGGTTATtaagtattgattattattattattattgatttttttttgtttctatggCACAAATAGCGTGCTTAAAGTCATACCAATATTGAAAAGATGTcacataataacattattaaaataatataacatatgagTAGATATTCTGCATGCACCCTGAAACtataaccttttaaaatattaaattttcatatcaaTCGCATTAGTAGTTTAGTTAGTATTCAGAACAAAAAAAACCTTAGCTGTATTTCTTAACACGTTATAAGATTTGTGGATCTAATAAAAAGTCTCCTTGGTGATCTGGCTTGGTACAGCcgatctgggtaggtacctcccactcatcatatatttaccgccaagcaacaatacttggtattgttgtttttcggCTCGAAGAATAAACATTCAGTAGAACTTCAGGCACcacgacataacatcttatttaccatggttggtggcgtaaTTGTAATATGagggatgattaatataatgTCTGTGGacagaccacttaccattaggtagcCTATTTTCTAATCTACCGACCTATGACATaaaacgattatatttaaaataaatatactatactactataatagatatatatactaCTCTAATAGAGCAGTATTGACTAATAGatcatttatttaagtacaCAATCTCTATTTAAtcgtcataatattaattagttattaataatattttcgaagatattacataaAACGTAGGGACATAGCggattgtattgtctaacgactgaaaaacagTGAACGTTGTATGTAAAGACATGctgtagtatatttaagtatcagtattgcacctgtgcgaagccggggcgggtcgctagtatattataaatgcgaaagtaactctttgtCTCTGTCTAtaactctttcacggccaaactactggagtgaatttgatgaaatttgttatatagTAAGCTGGAACCCCAAGGACATATGCAACTTTTCATACCATAGAACTGACCAACACCTTAAACGTAAGCGAAGCCACAGGCGAGtgtgtataattatgtatttgggTGGTAATCTGAAAGGTTTTAGAAAGCCTTTCGTGACAAGTCTTTCTTCCCATGACGCTCTGAACTTGACATTAAAACGGTGATTCATTGATAAGTCTAGTCAACCTTGTGGCCTGAAGTCATGGCTATTGACCTTATAGGTCGATCAATGATTCACATACTAATGAGCCTAGAATATATGAAAGTTCTAGTGTGTTTACTTTTAGTCAATATCTTTAATTGCTTTAATTTGAATACTGCTTGTCTTATTAAGTGATcgatttttacataatatcctgtaataataatgtcatgTTAATGTGTTAATTGtaactaatttaactttttgtatTGCATGAAGTATGAGAGTTAAATGCAACTTAAATTAAATGGTGGTCTAACTACCCCTGctgaatgtaaataaataattgcaatttaaGTAAAAACACGTATCTACCTACACTCATATCACACAGTCACTTAAAGCGATGTCCAAGGTTGGCCCAAGGTGTACCTCTATCTTTTTATCTCGCTGAAGTTAAGAAGTCCCACGTACCCTACGTGGGACTCACCACTGCCTAAGACGCCTAGCGCGCCCTTAACCGGAATACCAAGTGAAAAACCacctctccgtcttttcggcgGACGTCACGGGATCACTTTCGTATGCCACAGTGAACGTGTACCTTTTAAGGGTAGACAGGCCAATGTCACTTGGAAAGGAAATAAGATGTGGCATTTATATTTAGTAGCTGGTTAATTTGACATGACACTGTCAACATCTAAAGTTGAATTTagtaaagtcaaaaatctttattcaatttagaagcgtaagtatatttattgattgtcaagaaAAACCATCTACCACATCAAAATTCCGCTGGCTAGGAAAGAAATACCTCAGACCTGAGTAGATCAGAAAAcgagtattaattttaatattaataggacACTTATTATTAGgacactatttatttatattgaccaTAGGTTTACCATAGTATTATGATACACATTCTATATCCAGGTTTCGTCTTCGATCATACTTTTTGTATTACATTCGTGAACAAAGTTCGAGAGTCCAATCGTGTTAGTGTGATGCAGCGttacaaaactatcgatactatcgatatcgatagtttaggttaaaagtaatggtttttgcaaaactatcgatagtatcaatagtattgctcatgggaagGTATCGgtagtatcgatactatcgatagtattgacacgtgacaatactatcgatagactatcgatagtatcgcttccacctcaactatcgatagtctatcgatagtctatcgatagtggactatcgatatgcaacactagtgtGATGTACTCGCATCATTAAAACTATAACCCACCTACGCGACAGGTATCACGCTGTAAAAACTCGCGCGATTTTAATATCCTACAAAAATACTAcagaattacaataaattttacatagttCATCACATAAATGTATACTGTGGCTTTACGTTGAGTTGTGATTCTGATAATCGACCCCAATGGTTgctttaacaaaataatctcAATTACATACCattccctttttttttttttttttgtttaacgaggaggaaatgcatttacgcatgccgcccggtcgggggaccgggacgggtatgtgggactcaaccggggcctaatgccccgtgccagggcagatgccctgtcctacccactaaaaccatcctcgggtttccaccatgccgccgagtggtgaggccacgggatcgccaagggcatgcaaccgcgaccccaccagcggcagccgccgtaaggcggctgaatattcatggaaagcgcgcctagtgcgcgccttccccctcatcctccatgtgggaatgtgacgaactcccccgagtccgccactggaggctgggcgtcaacgaagctgacgccctgcggcggataagatggtaggctccgccgctgaccgccggtgtaaaacacctgggaggctcgagtagcgagccctcccactccctcctagccaacgaggccactcacatggtccgccctgacgccgatcagggacgtaccaggagcggccccgcggcatccctcccgccagtcttagccgcggccgacgagcaagctcaagccggccccgttgcccagggtacaccacgaggaggtgactgacatgtaccccttTAAAAAGGAACGGGTCTGGTTGTATTGGTCTCTATCCCACTACTCCCCGATACGGAGGGTTTTGGCTGCTGGGTTTTCCCTCAGGCCCGGTTCGCCCCTCCTTAGTGAAGAACCTGCACTCCCCAGATTCCTCCAGAGTGTCCATATTAACACCAGGCTTAGCGTGGACGTCCAGTCAACGTGAGTCACACACAGCGCCGGGACTCCCAACCTCAAACCATCCTCCGGCCCCGACCTCCGAGTAGCCGGATTACAGGAGACGCCACGCTCCCAGTCTCATACATACCATTCCctgtatcaattttaaatataaaaaatatttcattacagtAAATTTCAatacatcatattataaatatgtaatttatcttttcaggaaatacttaatttaaaactataagtCACGATGTAAGTATAAAACATACAATGCTGTGTGACGTATCTACcttacattcaaatattttcacGTGTATACAAAGTTATTTACACGGTTCAATTATGTAATTAGTGTTATCGTGTTTTTATGTGTGTGCTTAggtttaacattataaaatttgaatttaaatttcgaatacagTGTTGACAGTAGTGGAAtagtttctatttattttaacgtttaatCCTATGAAATTAGTAGAATTGTGTATAGCTAGGGTTGTCAAGCCGTTAATACTAAATTAAGACgcagcattattttttttaaagatgtacatatttttttatataagtttttaaacctggatattttttttacttcagcGTTGCCCTACTAACTTGGCAAACCCTACAGTAAACCTACAATCTTCAGTTGATATTCACATACTAACCACTTGCCCAAAATGGTCAGAAATAAGAGTACACGTGTTTTGCACTCAATGTATTAAGCCGATAAAGAGCTTAACGAAAGCCGGACTCGCAGGGAACGTAAATGTTTGGCTAAAATGCTAAA contains these protein-coding regions:
- the LOC113396297 gene encoding YEATS domain-containing protein 4, whose product is MSLPTDFGPDSGGRVKGLVIVKPIVYGNIARYFGKKREEDGHTHQWTVYVKPYANEDMSTYIKKVHFKLHESYANPNRIVTKPPYELTETGWGEFEIVIKIYFHDPNERPVTLYHILKLFQSPVSEGTPPVGRALVSESYEEIVFQEPTQLMQHLLNNVKPITNSQWTHDTNFEEKKEKTLERVISAQTKVRGEISDLKEKLQLAKETISKFKDEIAKLQNNPASSILSGI